A part of Tardiphaga sp. vice304 genomic DNA contains:
- a CDS encoding GNAT family N-acetyltransferase — translation MTANVVIRPVGADERADWEPLWQGYLTFYKATLPQLATDTAWARFHDPKEAMFLLGAYVDGKLTGIVQFLYHRSSWTPGDYCYLQDLYVDDSARGLGLGRALIEAVYDRARADGCSRVHWLTQNDNATARLLYDRIADNSGFIQYRKVF, via the coding sequence ATGACCGCAAACGTCGTAATCCGTCCGGTCGGCGCCGATGAGCGAGCCGACTGGGAGCCGCTGTGGCAGGGCTACCTGACTTTCTACAAAGCGACGCTGCCGCAGCTCGCGACCGACACGGCCTGGGCGCGCTTCCACGACCCGAAGGAAGCGATGTTCCTGCTCGGCGCCTATGTCGACGGCAAGCTTACCGGCATCGTCCAGTTTCTGTACCACCGCTCGTCCTGGACGCCGGGTGATTACTGCTATTTGCAGGACCTCTATGTCGACGACAGCGCGCGCGGGCTAGGGCTCGGGCGCGCGCTGATCGAGGCGGTGTACGACCGTGCCCGTGCCGATGGCTGCAGCCGCGTGCACTGGCTGACGCAGAACGACAATGCGACGGCGCGGCTATTGTACGACCGGATCGCCGACAATTCCGGCTTCATTCAATACCGGAAAGTGTTTTAG
- the glpX gene encoding class II fructose-bisphosphatase, translated as MSTHITVPPQQLLERILTLEIVRVTERAAVSAARLRGLGQEKAADQAAVDAMRRELNKMPIEGTIVIGEGERDEAPMLFIGEKVGINAGPKVDIAVDPLEGTTLCAKDMPGSIATMAMADGGTLLHAPDVYMKKIAIGPGYDKNVIELDASPEENVRRLAKAKGVPMTGITVLVLDRPRHVDMIAAIRSTGAAVRLIDDGDVAGVIHCANPEKSGIDLYIGTGGAPEGVLAAAALRCIGGQMQTRLILDTDEKRERALKMGITDPKMIYGIEDMARGDCLFAATGVTDGSLLSGVKFRKHVIETETIVMRSVTGTVRIIKAEHRQFEKFHLD; from the coding sequence ATGTCGACCCATATTACCGTGCCGCCGCAGCAACTGCTGGAACGCATCCTGACGCTGGAGATCGTTCGCGTGACCGAGCGCGCCGCGGTGTCGGCGGCGCGCCTGCGCGGCCTCGGCCAGGAAAAAGCGGCCGACCAGGCCGCCGTCGATGCGATGCGCCGCGAGCTCAACAAGATGCCGATCGAAGGCACCATCGTGATCGGCGAGGGCGAACGCGACGAAGCCCCTATGCTGTTCATCGGCGAGAAGGTCGGCATCAATGCCGGCCCGAAGGTCGACATCGCCGTCGATCCGCTGGAAGGCACCACGCTGTGCGCCAAGGACATGCCGGGCTCGATCGCCACCATGGCGATGGCCGACGGCGGCACGCTGCTGCATGCGCCTGACGTCTACATGAAGAAGATCGCGATCGGCCCGGGCTACGACAAGAACGTCATCGAGCTCGACGCCTCGCCGGAAGAGAACGTCCGCCGTCTCGCCAAGGCCAAGGGCGTGCCGATGACGGGCATCACCGTGCTGGTGCTCGACCGTCCGCGCCATGTCGACATGATCGCCGCGATCCGCTCCACGGGTGCTGCGGTGCGCCTGATCGACGACGGCGACGTCGCCGGCGTGATCCACTGCGCCAACCCCGAGAAGTCCGGCATCGATCTCTACATCGGCACCGGCGGCGCCCCGGAAGGCGTGCTGGCTGCGGCAGCGCTGCGCTGCATCGGCGGCCAGATGCAGACCCGACTGATCCTCGACACCGACGAGAAGCGCGAACGCGCGCTGAAGATGGGCATCACCGATCCGAAGATGATCTACGGCATCGAGGACATGGCGCGCGGCGACTGCCTGTTCGCGGCCACCGGCGTCACCGACGGCTCGCTGCTGTCGGGCGTCAAGTTCCGCAAGCATGTGATCGAAACCGAGACCATCGTGATGCGCTCGGTGACCGGCACCGTCCGCATCATCAAGGCCGAGCACCGCCAGTTCGAAAAATTCCACCTCGATTGA
- a CDS encoding homoserine dehydrogenase, which yields MVAPLRVGIAGLGTVGAEVVRLIEQQSKVLAARSGRGVKVVSVTARSKAKKRNVDLSGIRWARDPMAVATDPEVDCFVELMGGVGDPALSAIEAALSSGKSVVTANKALIAKHGLKLAALAEKHGGALNYEAAVAGAIPVVKTLREGLAGTGINRVYGILNGTCNYILSRMEQEGLSFEECLKDAQRLGYAEADPSFDVDGHDTAQKLAILASLAFGTKVAQSAVYVEGITSIAAADLRAAAELGYRVKLLGVAVRTATGIEQRVHPTMVPLKSSIAQVMGVTNAVTIDGAGISPITLVGPGAGGAATASAVLADIADVARGVRALPFGRPVAKLDATTKAPMERHLGGYYIRLMARDLAGTAARIATRLAEQKISLESIVQRHPDGMIEPIDGKKKSQPVPVILITYATSEDAMRRALAAVQSDKVISGKPQVIRIEKN from the coding sequence ATGGTCGCACCCCTCCGCGTGGGTATCGCCGGCCTCGGCACCGTTGGCGCCGAGGTGGTCCGCCTCATCGAACAGCAGAGCAAGGTCCTGGCCGCGCGCTCCGGCCGCGGCGTCAAGGTCGTGTCGGTCACGGCGCGGTCCAAGGCCAAGAAGCGCAATGTCGATCTCTCCGGCATTCGCTGGGCCAGGGATCCGATGGCGGTCGCCACCGACCCGGAAGTCGATTGCTTCGTCGAACTGATGGGCGGCGTTGGCGATCCCGCGCTGTCGGCGATCGAGGCCGCCCTGTCGTCCGGGAAGTCGGTGGTCACCGCCAACAAGGCGCTGATCGCCAAGCACGGCTTGAAACTGGCGGCGCTGGCCGAAAAACACGGCGGCGCGCTGAATTACGAGGCCGCCGTGGCCGGCGCCATTCCGGTCGTGAAAACCCTTCGCGAGGGCCTGGCCGGCACCGGCATCAATCGCGTCTATGGAATCCTCAACGGCACCTGCAATTACATTCTGAGCCGGATGGAGCAGGAGGGCCTGTCGTTTGAAGAATGTCTGAAGGACGCGCAACGGCTCGGCTATGCCGAAGCGGATCCGTCGTTCGACGTCGACGGCCACGACACCGCGCAGAAGCTGGCGATCCTGGCCAGCCTCGCGTTCGGCACCAAGGTCGCGCAGAGCGCGGTCTATGTGGAGGGCATCACCTCGATTGCAGCCGCCGATCTGCGCGCTGCCGCCGAACTCGGCTACCGGGTCAAGCTGCTCGGCGTCGCGGTGCGTACCGCGACCGGCATCGAACAGCGCGTGCATCCGACCATGGTGCCGCTGAAATCCTCGATTGCGCAGGTGATGGGCGTGACCAATGCGGTGACGATCGACGGCGCCGGCATCTCGCCGATCACGCTGGTGGGGCCCGGCGCCGGAGGTGCTGCGACCGCCTCCGCGGTGCTGGCCGACATCGCCGATGTCGCCCGCGGCGTGCGCGCGCTGCCGTTCGGCCGGCCGGTGGCGAAGCTCGACGCGACCACCAAGGCGCCGATGGAGCGCCATCTTGGCGGCTATTACATCCGGCTGATGGCGCGCGACCTGGCCGGCACCGCAGCAAGGATTGCGACGCGGCTTGCGGAGCAGAAGATCTCACTGGAATCGATCGTGCAGCGTCATCCCGACGGCATGATCGAGCCGATCGATGGCAAGAAGAAATCCCAGCCGGTTCCGGTGATCCTGATCACCTATGCCACCTCCGAAGATGCGATGCGCCGCGCGCTGGCCGCCGTGCAGAGCGACAAGGTCATCAGCGGCAAGCCGCAGGTGATCCGCATCGAGAAAAACTGA
- a CDS encoding lytic murein transglycosylase — MTQNDSQHRLSRRAMLQSSLSAAAALALPGAAFAAPVGFDAWRDGFRSRALAKGVSDATYSRVMGRIEPDMSVFKSMQKQPEFHEQLWQYVNRRASDWRITAGKEALRKHEALFGRIEQDFGVERGTLLALWGVESAYGDPIVQQNHMRPVFPSLAALAWNEPRRRSYWETELINALKIVDKGWGTPEEMRGSWAGAMGHTQWMPEVWLNVGIDYDRDGRVSPFGRPDDALGSSARFLVNRGKYPRGEHWGYEVRAEGAASSESSRSFASWSAAGVTRADGKPFPQPSATAKLWIPVAGGPSFLLGQGFYAVRSYNPSMNYALAICHLGDRILGAPPFLQPFPGSERILTLAEVQEVQTRLTRAGFDTGGTDGRVGNDTMKAVRDYQTKMGLLPADGYGGLKVLARLRQGG; from the coding sequence ATGACCCAGAACGATTCCCAACACCGCCTCTCCCGCCGCGCGATGCTGCAGTCAAGCCTCAGTGCCGCCGCCGCTCTGGCATTGCCCGGAGCTGCCTTTGCCGCTCCAGTAGGCTTCGACGCCTGGCGCGACGGCTTCCGGTCCCGCGCGCTGGCCAAGGGCGTCTCGGACGCCACCTATTCCCGCGTGATGGGCCGCATCGAGCCGGACATGTCGGTGTTCAAATCGATGCAGAAGCAGCCCGAATTCCACGAGCAGCTCTGGCAATACGTCAACCGCCGCGCTTCCGACTGGCGCATCACCGCCGGCAAGGAAGCGCTGCGCAAGCACGAGGCGTTGTTCGGCCGGATCGAACAGGACTTCGGCGTCGAGCGCGGCACGCTGCTGGCGCTGTGGGGCGTGGAATCCGCCTATGGCGATCCGATCGTGCAGCAGAACCATATGCGCCCGGTGTTTCCGTCGCTGGCCGCACTGGCGTGGAACGAACCGCGCCGGCGCAGCTATTGGGAAACCGAACTCATCAACGCGCTGAAGATCGTCGACAAGGGCTGGGGCACGCCGGAGGAGATGCGCGGCTCCTGGGCCGGCGCGATGGGCCATACGCAATGGATGCCGGAAGTCTGGCTCAATGTCGGCATCGACTATGACCGCGACGGCCGTGTCTCGCCGTTCGGCAGGCCGGATGATGCGCTGGGCTCGTCCGCGCGCTTTCTGGTCAACCGCGGCAAATATCCGCGCGGCGAACATTGGGGCTACGAGGTCCGCGCCGAGGGCGCGGCATCGTCGGAGAGCAGCCGCAGCTTCGCGTCGTGGTCGGCAGCCGGCGTCACCCGCGCCGATGGCAAGCCGTTCCCGCAGCCGAGCGCCACCGCCAAGCTATGGATTCCGGTGGCCGGCGGCCCTAGCTTCCTGCTCGGCCAGGGTTTCTACGCCGTGCGCAGCTACAATCCGTCGATGAACTACGCGTTGGCGATCTGCCATCTCGGCGACCGCATTCTCGGCGCGCCGCCGTTCCTGCAGCCGTTCCCGGGCTCCGAGCGCATCCTGACGTTGGCCGAAGTGCAGGAAGTACAGACCCGCCTGACCCGCGCCGGTTTTGATACCGGTGGCACCGACGGCCGCGTCGGCAATGATACCATGAAGGCCGTGCGCGACTATCAGACGAAGATGGGCCTGCTGCCGGCGGATGGTTATGGCGGGCTCAAGGTGCTGGCAAGGTTAAGGCAGGGCGGCTAG
- a CDS encoding LL-diaminopimelate aminotransferase, which produces MEEFYRIRRLPPYVFEQINRAKAAARNAGADIIDMGMGNPDLPTPPHVIEKLKETLGKPRTDRYSASRGITGLRKAQAAYYDRRFGVKLNPDTQIVATLGSKEGFANVAQAITAPGDVVLCPNPSYPIHAFGFLMAGGVIRSVPSEPGPEFFAAVERAIIHSIPKPIALIVCYPSNPTAQVASLDFYKDLVAFAKKHEIYILSDLAYAEVYFDDNNPPPSVLQVPGAIDVTVEFTSMSKTFSMAGWRMGFAVGNERIIAALARVKSYLDYGAFTPVQVAATAALNGPDDCIREMRETYKRRRDVMVETFGKAGWDVPAPSASMFAWAPLPPKFAELGSMQFATLMVEKSGVVVSPGVAFGEHGEGYVRIALVENEQRIRQAARGVRRFLESGLETLHNVVPLATRR; this is translated from the coding sequence ATGGAAGAATTCTACCGCATTCGCCGCCTGCCGCCTTACGTGTTCGAGCAGATCAACCGGGCCAAGGCGGCCGCGCGCAATGCCGGTGCCGACATCATCGACATGGGCATGGGCAATCCGGACCTGCCGACGCCGCCGCACGTCATCGAGAAACTCAAGGAAACCCTCGGCAAGCCGCGCACCGACCGTTATTCGGCTTCGCGCGGTATCACCGGGCTGCGCAAGGCCCAGGCCGCCTATTACGACCGCCGCTTCGGCGTGAAGCTCAACCCCGACACCCAGATCGTCGCCACGCTCGGCTCCAAGGAAGGCTTCGCCAACGTCGCGCAGGCCATCACCGCGCCGGGCGATGTCGTGCTGTGCCCCAATCCGAGCTACCCGATCCATGCCTTCGGCTTCCTGATGGCCGGCGGCGTGATCCGCTCGGTGCCGTCGGAGCCCGGCCCGGAATTCTTCGCCGCGGTCGAACGCGCCATCATCCACTCGATCCCGAAGCCGATCGCGTTGATCGTGTGCTACCCGTCCAACCCAACGGCGCAGGTCGCCAGCCTGGATTTTTACAAGGACCTGGTGGCGTTCGCTAAGAAGCACGAGATCTACATCCTGTCGGACCTCGCTTATGCCGAGGTCTATTTCGACGACAACAACCCGCCGCCCTCGGTGCTGCAGGTGCCCGGCGCAATCGACGTCACCGTCGAGTTCACCTCGATGTCCAAGACGTTCTCGATGGCCGGCTGGCGGATGGGCTTTGCGGTCGGCAACGAGCGCATCATCGCAGCGCTCGCACGGGTCAAATCCTATCTCGATTACGGCGCCTTCACCCCGGTGCAGGTCGCGGCCACCGCGGCGCTGAACGGGCCGGATGACTGCATCCGCGAGATGCGCGAGACCTACAAGCGGCGCCGCGACGTCATGGTGGAGACGTTCGGCAAGGCCGGCTGGGACGTTCCGGCGCCGTCCGCCTCGATGTTCGCCTGGGCGCCGCTGCCGCCGAAATTCGCGGAACTGGGCAGCATGCAGTTCGCCACCCTGATGGTGGAGAAATCCGGCGTGGTGGTGTCGCCCGGCGTTGCCTTCGGCGAGCATGGCGAGGGCTACGTCCGCATCGCTCTGGTTGAAAACGAGCAGCGCATCCGCCAAGCCGCGCGCGGCGTTCGGCGCTTCCTTGAAAGCGGGCTCGAAACGTTGCACAACGTGGTTCCTCTCGCCACCCGGCGCTAG
- the efp gene encoding elongation factor P: protein MKVIASSIRKGNVIEQDGKLYVVLTAENIHPGKGTPVSQIEMRRISDGVKISERYKTTDAVEKATIEDQNFNYLYKDADGFHFMNNDNYDQVSVQKDVIGDAEAYLTENMTVKLSLHGLVPVSITMPQRATVEVVDTEPVTKGQTASSSYKPAMLANGIRTLVPPHIGTGTRIVVMTEDNSYVERAKD from the coding sequence GTGAAAGTCATCGCCAGTTCTATTCGCAAGGGCAACGTGATCGAGCAAGACGGCAAGCTCTACGTGGTTCTGACCGCCGAGAACATCCATCCCGGCAAGGGAACTCCGGTCAGCCAGATCGAAATGCGCCGAATCAGCGACGGCGTGAAGATCTCGGAGCGTTACAAGACCACGGACGCGGTGGAAAAGGCGACCATCGAAGACCAGAACTTCAATTACCTCTACAAGGACGCCGACGGCTTCCACTTCATGAACAACGACAATTACGACCAGGTGTCCGTGCAGAAGGACGTGATCGGCGATGCCGAGGCCTATCTGACCGAGAACATGACCGTGAAGCTCTCGCTGCACGGCCTGGTCCCGGTCTCCATCACCATGCCGCAGCGCGCCACGGTCGAAGTCGTCGACACCGAGCCGGTCACCAAGGGCCAGACGGCGTCGTCGTCCTACAAGCCGGCGATGCTGGCCAACGGCATCCGCACCCTGGTGCCGCCGCACATCGGCACCGGCACCCGCATTGTCGTCATGACCGAAGACAACTCCTACGTTGAACGCGCCAAGGACTGA
- the recJ gene encoding single-stranded-DNA-specific exonuclease RecJ yields the protein MSPTIIPVESRPAFLGVTLSATGKTWRDRVDQRGAARALAMVQRFQLPEMLARLLAGRGVELDAVEDFLDPTIRKLMPDPFTVTQMEAAAKRIADVAVNGEKVAIFGDYDVDGATSSALLAWHLRHCGLDPQIHIPDRIFEGYGPNTDAIRMLADNGATLLVTVDCGTTSLEPLAEAKKVGMSVVVIDHHQAGDELPDVEALVNPNRLDDISGLGHLAAVGLVFITLVAVNRELRQRGFWTATRPEPNLLDMLHHVALGTVADVALLTGLNRAFVAKGLIALRRRDHVGHTALMDVARLNGPPEAWHLGFMLGPRINAGGRIGRADLGVRLLLEGDISEAARIAAELDRLNVERRVIEQMAEAQAEAEAMASLGLEDKGSVVVTAAEGWHPGVVGLVASRLKEKFSRPAFAIALEPGGIGTGSGRSISGVDLGKAVRQAVTDGLLIKGGGHAMAAGITLRKERLAEFRAYIESALAPDVAKSRNEKELFIDGAVTARGVTPELVATMNRAGPFGAGNPEPVVALPSHQLVYADEVGQAHLRLRFKSSDGTIVNGIAFRSVGQKLGNALLAHRGQLLHVAGSLAVDRWQGNERVQLRVIDIAVPDDGPARIR from the coding sequence ATGTCACCCACCATCATTCCCGTTGAATCCAGGCCCGCCTTTCTCGGCGTGACGCTGTCGGCGACCGGCAAGACCTGGCGCGACCGGGTCGACCAGCGCGGCGCGGCGCGGGCGCTGGCGATGGTGCAGCGGTTTCAACTGCCGGAAATGCTCGCGCGGCTGCTCGCCGGGCGCGGCGTCGAGCTCGACGCCGTCGAGGATTTTCTCGACCCGACCATCCGCAAGCTGATGCCCGATCCCTTTACCGTGACGCAGATGGAAGCCGCCGCCAAGCGCATCGCGGATGTCGCGGTGAACGGCGAGAAGGTCGCGATCTTCGGCGATTACGACGTCGACGGCGCGACCTCGTCGGCACTGCTGGCCTGGCATCTGCGGCATTGCGGCCTCGATCCGCAGATCCACATTCCCGACCGCATCTTTGAAGGCTACGGCCCCAACACCGACGCCATCCGCATGCTGGCGGACAACGGCGCGACGCTGCTGGTGACCGTCGATTGCGGCACCACCAGCCTGGAGCCGCTGGCGGAAGCGAAGAAGGTCGGCATGTCGGTCGTCGTCATCGATCACCATCAGGCCGGCGACGAATTGCCAGACGTCGAGGCGCTGGTGAATCCCAACCGGCTCGACGACATCTCCGGCCTTGGCCATCTTGCCGCGGTCGGCCTCGTCTTCATCACGCTGGTGGCTGTCAACCGCGAGCTGCGCCAGCGCGGCTTCTGGACCGCGACCCGGCCGGAGCCGAACCTGCTCGACATGCTGCATCATGTGGCGCTCGGCACCGTCGCCGACGTCGCGCTGCTGACCGGGCTCAACCGCGCCTTCGTCGCCAAGGGCCTGATCGCGCTGCGCCGCCGCGACCATGTCGGCCACACCGCCTTGATGGATGTGGCACGGCTCAACGGCCCGCCGGAGGCGTGGCATCTCGGCTTCATGCTGGGGCCGCGCATCAATGCCGGCGGCCGTATCGGCCGCGCCGACCTCGGCGTGCGGCTGCTGCTGGAGGGTGACATCTCGGAAGCGGCAAGGATTGCCGCCGAACTCGACCGGCTCAATGTCGAGCGCCGCGTCATCGAACAGATGGCCGAGGCGCAGGCGGAAGCCGAGGCGATGGCCTCGCTTGGCCTCGAGGACAAGGGCTCGGTGGTCGTCACCGCCGCTGAAGGCTGGCATCCCGGCGTGGTCGGGCTCGTCGCCTCGCGGCTGAAGGAGAAGTTTTCGCGGCCGGCCTTTGCGATCGCGCTGGAGCCGGGCGGAATCGGCACCGGCTCGGGCCGCTCGATTAGCGGTGTCGATCTCGGTAAGGCCGTGCGGCAGGCGGTGACGGACGGCTTGCTTATAAAAGGCGGTGGCCATGCGATGGCAGCCGGCATCACGCTGCGCAAGGAACGGCTCGCCGAATTCCGCGCCTATATCGAAAGCGCGCTGGCCCCAGACGTAGCGAAATCGCGCAACGAGAAGGAGCTGTTCATCGACGGCGCCGTCACCGCGCGCGGCGTCACGCCGGAGCTGGTCGCGACCATGAACCGGGCAGGGCCGTTTGGCGCCGGCAATCCGGAGCCGGTGGTCGCGCTGCCGTCGCATCAACTGGTCTATGCCGATGAGGTCGGTCAGGCGCATCTGCGGCTGCGCTTCAAGTCGAGTGACGGCACCATCGTCAACGGCATCGCCTTTCGCTCGGTCGGCCAGAAGCTCGGTAACGCACTGCTCGCGCATCGCGGCCAGCTACTGCATGTCGCGGGCTCGCTGGCCGTGGACCGCTGGCAGGGCAATGAGCGCGTGCAGTTGCGGGTGATCGACATCGCGGTGCCGGACGACGGGCCGGCGAGGATCAGGTAA
- a CDS encoding haloacid dehalogenase type II, which produces MSELHDVKALVFDVFGTVVDWRSSLIADLGQWGGANGVSADWTQLVDAWRQAYMPAMDVVRHHPELGFKKLDTLHRKSLENLVQKFRISGLTADDLHHFTLGWHRLHPWPDSVGGLTRLKTKYIISPLSNGNVALLTNMAKFAGLPWDLIMSAELFEHYKPDPQTYLGAARLLNLEPGQVMMVAAHNNDLDAAQKLGLKTAFVPRITEYGPHQSRDFKADGEWDVVADDFGDLATRMGC; this is translated from the coding sequence ATGAGCGAGTTGCACGACGTCAAGGCGCTGGTGTTCGATGTGTTCGGCACGGTGGTGGACTGGCGCTCCAGCCTGATTGCCGATCTGGGCCAATGGGGCGGTGCCAATGGCGTCAGTGCGGACTGGACGCAACTGGTCGATGCCTGGCGGCAGGCCTACATGCCGGCCATGGACGTGGTGCGGCATCATCCCGAACTCGGTTTCAAGAAGCTCGACACGCTGCATCGCAAGTCGCTGGAGAACCTGGTGCAGAAATTCCGCATCAGCGGCCTCACCGCGGACGATTTGCACCATTTCACGCTGGGCTGGCACCGGCTGCATCCCTGGCCCGACTCGGTCGGCGGCCTGACCCGGCTGAAGACCAAATACATCATCAGCCCGCTGTCGAACGGCAATGTCGCGCTGCTCACCAACATGGCCAAATTCGCCGGGCTGCCGTGGGACCTGATCATGTCCGCGGAATTGTTCGAGCACTACAAGCCGGACCCGCAGACCTATCTCGGCGCCGCGCGGCTGCTCAATCTGGAGCCCGGGCAGGTGATGATGGTCGCCGCCCACAACAACGACCTCGACGCTGCGCAAAAACTCGGCCTCAAGACCGCCTTCGTGCCGCGCATCACCGAATACGGCCCGCACCAGAGCCGCGACTTCAAGGCCGACGGCGAATGGGACGTGGTGGCGGATGATTTCGGCGACCTGGCGACACGGATGGGGTGCTGA